A portion of the Microbulbifer agarilyticus genome contains these proteins:
- a CDS encoding acetoacetate--CoA ligase, with translation MSNPVQPLWQPTAEAIAATQMDQFRRQVNELHQQSLPDYHALHQWSVDNREAFWNQLWDFGEVIASERGERVLGKDTMPGAEWFPDARLNFAENLLRFRDDKAALVERLENGRRRELSYGELFAEVEKLAAALANAGVGKGDRVAGFMPNIIDTAVAMLATTSLGAVWTSCSPDFGINGVLDRFGQVGPKVLFACEGYFYNGKTIDSLPRLEQIVDQIESIQQLVVVPVARSPEQTETDIAGLDRAVSLRAFVENAPARPLTFEQTEFNHPLYIMYSSGTTGVPKCIVHGVGGTLLQHIKEHRLHTDISRNDSLFYFTTCGWMMWNWLISGLACGATLVLYDGSPFYPAAECLWDMADEESISVFGTSAKYIAALEKAGCKPRESHKLERLRAVLSTGSPLAHEGFRYVYRDIKPDLCLSSISGGTDIISCFALGNPTLPVYPGELQCRGLGMAVQVWSDDGKPVLEEKGELVCATSFPCMPIGFWNDPDGSKYHGAYFDSWPGVWAHGDYAEITEHGGVIIYGRSDAVLNPGGVRIGTAEIYRQVEKVEELLDSICIGQEWRDDVRVVLFVVLREGLTLDDELIQKIRTTIRANTTPRHVPAKVIQVADIPRTISGKIVELAVRNVVHGKPVKNQEALANPEALKLYEDLEALAGE, from the coding sequence ATGAGTAATCCCGTGCAACCCCTTTGGCAGCCCACTGCGGAAGCGATCGCCGCTACGCAGATGGACCAGTTTCGCCGTCAGGTAAATGAACTACATCAGCAGTCGCTGCCGGATTACCACGCCCTGCATCAGTGGTCTGTGGATAACCGCGAAGCCTTCTGGAACCAGCTGTGGGACTTTGGCGAGGTGATCGCCAGTGAGCGCGGCGAGCGTGTCCTGGGTAAAGACACCATGCCCGGTGCGGAATGGTTCCCCGACGCGCGTCTGAACTTTGCCGAAAACCTGCTGCGCTTCCGCGACGACAAGGCGGCGCTGGTTGAGCGGCTGGAAAATGGTCGTCGCCGAGAACTCAGCTACGGCGAGCTGTTTGCCGAGGTGGAGAAGCTGGCTGCGGCGCTGGCCAATGCGGGTGTGGGCAAGGGCGACCGTGTTGCCGGCTTTATGCCGAATATTATTGATACCGCAGTGGCCATGCTCGCCACCACCAGCCTGGGCGCTGTCTGGACCTCGTGCTCACCGGACTTTGGTATTAATGGTGTGCTGGATCGCTTCGGTCAGGTGGGCCCTAAGGTACTGTTTGCCTGCGAGGGCTATTTCTACAACGGCAAAACCATCGACTCGCTGCCGCGCCTTGAGCAGATCGTTGACCAGATCGAGTCGATCCAGCAGCTGGTCGTGGTGCCGGTGGCGCGCTCGCCAGAGCAGACGGAAACTGATATCGCGGGGCTGGATCGCGCGGTGAGCCTGCGTGCATTTGTGGAAAATGCGCCGGCGCGACCGCTCACTTTTGAGCAGACCGAATTTAATCACCCGCTGTACATCATGTACTCCTCCGGTACCACCGGTGTACCCAAATGTATTGTGCACGGGGTGGGCGGCACACTGCTGCAACACATTAAAGAGCATCGCCTACACACCGATATTTCCCGCAACGATTCCCTGTTCTACTTCACTACCTGTGGTTGGATGATGTGGAATTGGCTGATTAGCGGACTGGCTTGTGGCGCAACTCTGGTGCTCTACGATGGCTCGCCGTTCTACCCGGCGGCCGAGTGCCTGTGGGACATGGCCGATGAAGAAAGCATCAGTGTGTTTGGCACCAGCGCCAAATATATTGCCGCACTGGAGAAGGCCGGGTGCAAGCCCCGCGAGAGCCACAAGCTGGAGCGCCTGCGCGCGGTGTTGTCGACCGGCTCACCACTGGCCCACGAAGGCTTCCGCTACGTGTATCGCGACATTAAACCCGACTTGTGCCTGAGTTCGATCTCTGGCGGCACCGATATCATTTCCTGTTTTGCGCTGGGCAACCCGACGCTGCCGGTTTATCCGGGGGAGCTGCAATGCCGCGGCCTGGGTATGGCGGTACAGGTGTGGAGTGACGACGGCAAGCCGGTGCTGGAGGAAAAGGGTGAGCTGGTGTGTGCGACGTCTTTCCCCTGTATGCCGATTGGCTTCTGGAACGACCCGGATGGCAGCAAGTACCACGGTGCTTACTTTGATAGCTGGCCGGGTGTCTGGGCCCACGGTGACTATGCAGAAATCACCGAGCACGGCGGCGTGATCATTTACGGGCGTTCCGATGCGGTGCTGAACCCCGGTGGCGTGCGTATCGGCACCGCGGAAATCTACCGTCAGGTGGAAAAGGTCGAGGAGCTGCTGGATAGCATCTGTATTGGCCAGGAGTGGCGTGACGATGTGCGGGTGGTGTTGTTCGTGGTACTGCGTGAAGGGCTCACGCTGGATGACGAACTGATCCAGAAAATCCGTACCACCATCCGCGCTAATACCACCCCGCGCCATGTGCCGGCGAAGGTGATTCAGGTGGCGGATATCCCGCGTACGATTAGCGGCAAGATTGTCGAACTGGCGGTGCGCAACGTGGTACACGGCAAGCCGGTAAAAAATCAGGAAGCGCTGGCGAACCCGGAAGCACTCAAACTTTACGAAGATCTTGAGGCACTCGCCGGCGAGTAA
- a CDS encoding autotransporter assembly complex protein TamA — MRDSLPARGAAFLHYISVVLLSVLFLLPHPSAALPFFDRLPKFKVRVLENAKLQEWLKDQLNEQRKSSSVLKSYDDPQDVARYERGTLEKLLRSRGYYDGRVRQTVDNGEILYRVVPGQVFRIKSLEIDMPLRLKPGFPGVGLQVGDPLEAVKVTEGVKKIETYLSENACLLELDVDYKATVIHSEHAARLEYRVAPSPEVRIGQLYVEGVTSINEPYLRKRLQLSTGDCFNRAKLDAAKLRLLRTNLIAGVNTEVSEPHDGVVDITFLLTERKHRTVRLGVGYTSDEGAGVSAGWEHRNILGRGEKIEVETRVNEVKQSIKTEILVPRFFRDDQNFSAKAEASNEERDSYDAESVTIGGTISRRHTKHRTFSIGSELKFSEVQEEGEESENYNLLSFPLGLKIDTTDNLLDARRGATVAFEVKPYFDLRNSGTRFVKNTLVATGYLTGDDVRFDPTLALRIKAGVINGIDNLEIPADERFYAGGGGSVRGYSYQALGPRRLIPSTVAGEPPTLSDPIGGRALSEVSLEGRFRFTESWGGVLFVDGGNAYEDPQPSFDDLYWGVGLGVRYMTSFAPLRFDIAFPLDRRDGLDDSSYQIYVSLGQAF; from the coding sequence TTGCGCGATTCTCTTCCCGCTCGTGGAGCGGCATTTCTTCACTACATTTCTGTTGTTCTGTTGTCGGTGCTTTTTCTGTTGCCGCACCCCTCTGCTGCACTTCCATTTTTTGACCGTCTTCCCAAATTCAAAGTACGTGTACTGGAAAACGCCAAACTGCAGGAATGGCTGAAAGACCAACTTAACGAGCAGCGTAAATCCAGCAGCGTACTCAAGTCATACGATGACCCCCAGGATGTGGCCCGCTACGAGCGCGGTACCCTGGAAAAGTTACTGCGCTCCCGCGGTTATTACGACGGCCGGGTTCGACAGACGGTCGACAATGGCGAGATTCTTTACCGGGTAGTCCCGGGGCAGGTATTTCGGATCAAGTCGCTGGAAATCGATATGCCCCTGAGGCTCAAACCCGGCTTTCCCGGTGTTGGGCTGCAGGTCGGTGATCCGCTGGAGGCAGTGAAGGTCACCGAGGGCGTCAAAAAAATTGAAACCTACCTATCGGAAAATGCCTGCCTGCTCGAATTGGACGTGGACTACAAAGCTACGGTTATCCACAGCGAGCACGCCGCGCGGCTGGAGTATCGAGTGGCGCCCAGCCCAGAGGTCCGCATTGGGCAACTCTATGTGGAAGGTGTCACTAGTATTAATGAGCCCTACCTGCGCAAGCGCCTGCAATTGTCGACGGGCGATTGTTTCAATCGCGCAAAACTCGACGCCGCCAAATTGCGCCTGTTGCGCACCAATCTGATCGCTGGGGTGAATACCGAAGTCTCGGAACCCCATGATGGTGTCGTTGACATCACCTTCCTGCTGACCGAGCGCAAACACCGCACCGTACGCCTCGGGGTGGGGTATACCTCCGACGAGGGGGCGGGTGTTTCCGCCGGCTGGGAGCATCGCAATATCCTTGGCCGCGGGGAAAAGATCGAAGTAGAAACCCGCGTCAACGAGGTAAAGCAGTCGATCAAGACCGAAATTCTGGTGCCGCGTTTTTTCCGCGACGACCAGAACTTCTCAGCCAAGGCCGAAGCGTCCAATGAGGAGCGTGACTCCTACGACGCCGAGTCCGTCACCATCGGCGGCACCATTTCCCGCCGCCATACCAAGCACCGCACTTTCAGTATCGGTAGCGAACTGAAGTTCAGTGAGGTTCAGGAAGAGGGCGAGGAGAGTGAAAACTACAACTTGCTGTCGTTTCCTCTCGGCCTGAAGATCGACACCACCGACAATCTGCTGGATGCCCGCCGTGGTGCCACCGTCGCGTTTGAAGTGAAGCCCTATTTTGACCTTCGCAATAGCGGCACCCGCTTCGTCAAAAATACCCTGGTAGCCACCGGTTATCTCACTGGTGACGACGTACGCTTTGACCCGACGCTCGCACTGCGCATCAAGGCCGGGGTCATCAATGGGATCGACAACCTCGAGATCCCCGCTGACGAACGCTTTTATGCGGGCGGTGGCGGCTCGGTGCGCGGCTACAGCTATCAGGCGCTTGGCCCGCGCCGGCTGATTCCTTCGACGGTTGCGGGGGAGCCACCGACACTTTCTGACCCCATCGGTGGCCGGGCGCTCAGTGAAGTTTCGCTCGAGGGACGGTTTCGCTTTACCGAGTCCTGGGGCGGGGTACTGTTTGTGGATGGCGGTAATGCCTATGAGGACCCCCAGCCGAGCTTTGACGACCTCTACTGGGGTGTCGGGCTTGGGGTGCGCTACATGACCTCGTTTGCACCTCTGCGGTTTGATATCGCGTTCCCATTGGATCGTCGCGACGGGCTTGATGACAGCAGTTATCAGATCTATGTCAGCCTCGGGCAGGCGTTCTGA
- a CDS encoding PadR family transcriptional regulator — MDDERMVETPEKLHRMVMEVRRGALTLAVLLALAEPHYGYSLRKKLAAKGLEIDEGTLYPLLRRLEEHGLLSSYWQQEEGRKRRFYQIDQGGEVALAAMRDEWQSLDQVIGHLAEEH; from the coding sequence ATGGATGACGAGAGAATGGTAGAGACGCCAGAAAAACTCCACAGAATGGTGATGGAAGTGCGCCGTGGTGCACTGACCCTGGCGGTGCTGCTCGCGCTCGCCGAGCCTCACTATGGCTACTCGCTGCGTAAAAAGCTGGCGGCGAAAGGCTTGGAAATCGATGAGGGAACCCTCTATCCGCTACTGCGCCGACTGGAAGAACACGGCCTGTTGTCGAGTTACTGGCAGCAGGAAGAGGGCCGTAAACGCCGTTTTTATCAGATCGATCAAGGGGGAGAGGTTGCTCTGGCCGCAATGCGTGACGAGTGGCAAAGCCTCGATCAAGTGATCGGGCATCTCGCAGAAGAACACTGA
- a CDS encoding DUF3149 domain-containing protein has protein sequence MDALIDLFTSFSGLLSLGIIGFVCLMGAYFTRMALRKMDQELAQQAEQQAA, from the coding sequence ATGGACGCACTGATCGACCTGTTCACCAGCTTTTCTGGCCTACTGAGCCTCGGCATCATCGGTTTTGTGTGCCTGATGGGCGCTTACTTCACCCGTATGGCGTTGCGCAAGATGGATCAGGAACTCGCGCAGCAGGCGGAACAGCAAGCAGCCTGA
- a CDS encoding 6-carboxytetrahydropterin synthase: MHLFVDSLTNVDFSYLHHTRGVVGETWLANAALDGALDHQGMVCDFGIVKKTLRNWLDHELDHRLLVPTRSPHLTMQQDGDQIQLTWALPDGEHITVGGPAQAFALVAVESITPKSVAAWCVNELDGIFPTSVDKLSLSFSVESIDSPFYHYSHGLKKHDGNCQRIAHGHRSRIRIDIDSERSPALESQWAERWADIYLGTREDLTGEDTQGQTTQLHFAYKAQQGEFTLTIPASRCEILDCDTTVEQLAQYIADVLAAENAGKQITVRAYEGIGKGAVAFAGR; encoded by the coding sequence ATGCACCTGTTCGTCGACAGTCTCACCAATGTGGATTTCAGCTATCTCCACCACACCCGGGGTGTTGTCGGTGAAACCTGGCTGGCTAATGCCGCCCTCGACGGTGCGCTCGACCACCAGGGTATGGTGTGTGACTTCGGCATCGTCAAGAAGACCCTGCGCAACTGGCTGGATCACGAGCTGGACCACCGCTTGCTGGTACCGACCCGCTCGCCGCACCTGACCATGCAGCAAGATGGCGACCAGATTCAGCTGACCTGGGCCCTGCCCGACGGCGAGCACATCACGGTGGGCGGCCCCGCTCAGGCCTTCGCCCTGGTTGCGGTGGAGTCCATCACCCCGAAGTCCGTAGCGGCCTGGTGCGTGAATGAACTGGATGGGATTTTCCCGACCAGTGTGGACAAGCTCAGCCTGAGCTTTAGCGTAGAGTCCATCGACAGCCCGTTCTACCACTACAGCCACGGCCTGAAAAAGCACGATGGCAACTGTCAGCGTATTGCCCACGGCCACCGCTCGCGTATCCGTATCGACATCGATAGCGAACGCAGCCCTGCGCTGGAATCCCAATGGGCGGAACGCTGGGCGGACATCTACCTCGGCACCAGAGAAGATCTCACCGGTGAAGATACGCAGGGCCAAACCACACAATTGCACTTTGCTTACAAGGCACAACAGGGTGAATTCACTCTGACGATTCCAGCGAGCCGCTGTGAGATCCTCGACTGCGACACCACAGTGGAACAGCTCGCGCAGTACATCGCCGATGTACTCGCGGCAGAAAACGCCGGCAAGCAAATTACGGTGCGCGCCTATGAAGGCATTGGCAAAGGCGCGGTAGCGTTCGCCGGGCGCTAA
- a CDS encoding 16S rRNA (uracil(1498)-N(3))-methyltransferase, whose amino-acid sequence MNLILLEPEDFQSSSQVVLRGRRFQHMAEVQRAEVGDRLKVGVVNGQVGAGEITERSENHIAMTVSLVAEPPAALPLTLLLALPRPKMLKRTIQHATALGVKKLYLINAYRVEKSYWQSPWLAEEKLREQCVLGLEQAVDTAMPEIQLRKRFKPFVEDELPEIANQSLKLVAHPVTDAPCPVDIEQQTTLAVGPEGGFIPYEVEKLQEAGFQSVHLGPRILRVETALPVLLSRLFPAR is encoded by the coding sequence ATGAATCTGATCTTACTGGAGCCCGAGGATTTTCAATCCTCCAGCCAGGTAGTACTGCGCGGCCGTCGTTTCCAGCATATGGCGGAAGTACAGCGTGCAGAAGTTGGCGACCGCCTGAAAGTTGGCGTGGTGAATGGACAGGTTGGTGCAGGCGAAATCACCGAGCGCAGCGAAAACCATATCGCCATGACGGTGTCACTTGTGGCAGAACCTCCGGCGGCGCTGCCACTGACCCTGCTCCTCGCCCTGCCCCGCCCCAAAATGCTTAAGCGTACAATTCAGCACGCCACTGCACTGGGGGTAAAAAAGCTCTATCTGATTAACGCCTACCGCGTAGAAAAGTCTTACTGGCAAAGCCCTTGGCTAGCTGAAGAAAAGCTGCGGGAACAGTGTGTACTTGGACTTGAGCAGGCCGTAGATACCGCCATGCCGGAAATCCAATTGCGCAAGCGCTTCAAGCCCTTTGTCGAAGACGAACTCCCCGAAATCGCGAATCAGTCTCTCAAGCTGGTTGCACACCCGGTGACGGACGCGCCCTGCCCGGTGGATATCGAGCAGCAAACCACGCTCGCCGTCGGCCCCGAGGGCGGGTTTATCCCCTACGAAGTGGAAAAGCTGCAGGAAGCCGGGTTTCAGTCGGTTCACCTGGGGCCGCGCATTTTGCGTGTCGAAACCGCTTTGCCGGTACTGCTGAGCCGCCTGTTTCCCGCTCGCTAG
- a CDS encoding M2 family metallopeptidase, whose protein sequence is MKKLALVIAVATFTLAGCDRDPAETGAPVSEGATSETVQGSAENSATANAEMNIADSNGQPSAEDAKAFLDEAQARLEKMAQEASHASWVASTYINLDSQYTEALAMERYTALAVELAGEAAKFDNVDLDPETRRMLTMLKQGLVFPAPNDPEMTAELAQIGSKMQGMYGAGKYCPEETAGLDPTVKKEGKCYTLTEMGQMMANSRDPKLLKDLWVGWRKVAPPMKPLYERQVEIGNAGAKDLGYDNLSVMWRSKYDMPADEFSADMDNQWNKVKPLYEALHCHVRAKLNEHYGDKVAPASGKIPAHLLGNMWAQEWGNVYDIVKDDDMEAPYDLTELVVNSGMTEQDMVKTGEKFFTSLGFKPLPDTFWERSQFVQPKDRDVVCHASAWNLDNQDDIRIKMCINKTGEDLITVHHELGHNFYQRIYNQQPFLYKEGANDGFHEAVGDTIALSITPKYLKEIGLMDEIPGEDKDLGYLMQQALDKIAFLPFGLLVDKWRWQVFNGEVAPGDYNKAWWQLREEYQGITPPVERSEANFDPGAKYHIPGNTPYARYFLARIQQFQFHRALCEAAGETGPLHRCSIYKNKAAGEKLRNMLAMGASKPWPDAMEALTGERELDATAIVDYFQPLMVYLEEQNKDRDCGW, encoded by the coding sequence ATGAAAAAGCTTGCGCTAGTAATCGCTGTTGCCACTTTCACCCTGGCAGGCTGTGACCGTGACCCTGCTGAAACTGGGGCACCAGTCTCTGAGGGGGCCACTTCTGAGACCGTGCAGGGCTCAGCGGAAAACTCGGCGACCGCCAACGCGGAGATGAACATCGCCGACAGCAATGGGCAACCGAGTGCGGAGGATGCCAAGGCATTCCTCGATGAAGCCCAGGCCCGTCTGGAAAAAATGGCTCAGGAAGCTAGCCACGCGAGCTGGGTAGCTTCTACTTATATCAACCTGGATTCCCAGTACACCGAAGCCCTGGCGATGGAGCGCTATACCGCACTTGCGGTCGAACTGGCCGGTGAGGCAGCCAAGTTCGATAATGTAGATCTCGATCCTGAAACCCGCCGCATGCTGACCATGCTCAAACAGGGCCTGGTTTTCCCCGCCCCGAATGATCCCGAAATGACCGCGGAACTTGCACAAATTGGTTCCAAGATGCAGGGCATGTACGGTGCCGGCAAGTACTGCCCTGAGGAAACGGCGGGACTGGATCCGACCGTTAAGAAAGAAGGCAAGTGCTACACCCTTACGGAAATGGGCCAGATGATGGCCAACAGCCGCGATCCGAAGTTGCTGAAAGATCTCTGGGTGGGTTGGCGCAAGGTTGCGCCGCCGATGAAGCCACTCTACGAACGTCAGGTTGAGATCGGTAATGCCGGTGCCAAGGACCTGGGCTATGACAATCTCAGCGTCATGTGGCGCTCCAAATACGATATGCCTGCGGACGAATTTTCTGCGGACATGGATAACCAGTGGAACAAGGTTAAGCCCCTGTATGAGGCGCTCCATTGCCACGTGCGTGCAAAACTGAATGAGCACTATGGCGATAAAGTAGCGCCGGCGAGTGGCAAAATTCCTGCGCACTTGCTCGGTAATATGTGGGCGCAGGAGTGGGGCAACGTTTACGATATCGTCAAAGATGACGATATGGAGGCGCCCTACGATCTCACCGAGCTGGTGGTGAATTCCGGCATGACGGAACAGGATATGGTGAAGACCGGCGAGAAGTTTTTTACTTCACTCGGTTTTAAACCGCTACCGGATACCTTCTGGGAGCGCTCTCAGTTTGTCCAGCCAAAAGACCGCGACGTGGTTTGCCATGCAAGTGCCTGGAACCTGGATAACCAGGACGATATCCGTATCAAAATGTGCATCAACAAGACCGGTGAAGACCTGATCACCGTCCACCACGAGTTGGGGCACAACTTCTACCAACGTATCTACAACCAGCAGCCGTTCCTGTACAAAGAAGGTGCCAATGACGGCTTCCACGAGGCGGTGGGGGATACCATTGCGCTATCTATCACGCCCAAGTATCTGAAAGAAATCGGCCTGATGGACGAGATTCCCGGCGAAGACAAGGATCTCGGTTATCTGATGCAGCAGGCGTTGGATAAAATTGCATTCTTGCCGTTCGGTTTACTGGTGGATAAGTGGCGTTGGCAGGTGTTCAACGGTGAAGTTGCCCCGGGTGATTACAACAAGGCGTGGTGGCAACTGCGCGAAGAGTATCAGGGTATTACCCCGCCGGTAGAGCGCAGCGAAGCGAACTTCGATCCGGGCGCCAAGTATCACATCCCAGGAAACACACCATACGCCCGCTACTTTTTAGCGCGTATTCAACAGTTCCAATTCCATCGCGCGCTCTGCGAGGCCGCTGGCGAAACCGGGCCGCTGCACCGCTGTTCCATTTACAAAAACAAGGCGGCCGGTGAAAAGTTGCGTAACATGTTGGCTATGGGTGCAAGCAAACCGTGGCCGGATGCCATGGAGGCGCTCACCGGTGAGCGCGAGCTGGATGCTACGGCGATTGTGGATTATTTCCAACCGCTGATGGTGTATCTGGAAGAGCAAAATAAAGATCGCGACTGTGGTTGGTAA
- a CDS encoding LysR family transcriptional regulator: protein MSTTIKQLRAFVAVAKTHSLAEASAQLHVSQPAISIAIRSLEESLGGALFSRDGRQLALTPEGAAFVERAQQLLHNWDNTLDAAQQRFRLQQGQLSIAAIPAFALNQLPGLLKEFHQRYPDINIVLEDIVMERVVSAVQEGRAELGFSFRPEDLGNLTFTALGDDRFVAVLPQGHPLQGKKLVHWRDLAQEPFIAMNRGSAVRRWTDSAFSQCGKPDDTSPRLLCEAYQLSTIGRLVQSGLGVSAAPSLCVEQMQAYGLICKPLADPIVSQPVGILAREFGALSAPAQAFVSVALDNNPGARAN, encoded by the coding sequence ATGAGCACCACCATCAAGCAGCTAAGGGCCTTCGTGGCCGTGGCCAAAACCCACAGCCTGGCCGAGGCCAGCGCCCAGCTGCACGTGTCGCAACCGGCGATTTCCATTGCCATCCGCAGCCTCGAGGAATCCCTCGGTGGCGCACTGTTCAGCCGCGATGGCCGCCAGCTGGCACTCACACCCGAAGGCGCTGCCTTTGTGGAGCGCGCACAGCAGCTACTGCACAACTGGGATAACACTCTGGATGCCGCGCAGCAACGTTTTCGCTTGCAGCAGGGGCAGCTGTCCATTGCCGCCATCCCCGCATTCGCCCTGAACCAATTGCCGGGGCTGCTCAAGGAATTTCATCAGCGCTACCCGGATATCAATATTGTGCTGGAAGACATTGTGATGGAGCGTGTAGTGAGCGCGGTGCAGGAGGGGCGTGCGGAGCTGGGGTTCAGCTTCCGCCCGGAGGACTTGGGCAACCTGACCTTCACCGCGCTCGGGGACGATCGCTTTGTCGCGGTACTACCGCAAGGCCACCCACTGCAAGGCAAGAAGCTGGTGCACTGGCGGGATCTGGCGCAAGAGCCCTTCATTGCAATGAACCGGGGATCGGCGGTGCGGCGCTGGACAGATAGCGCCTTCTCCCAATGTGGCAAGCCCGATGATACGAGCCCTCGACTGCTGTGTGAGGCCTATCAGCTCAGCACCATCGGTCGCTTGGTACAAAGTGGACTGGGCGTCAGTGCAGCGCCCAGTTTATGTGTCGAGCAAATGCAGGCTTATGGGCTTATTTGCAAACCACTGGCAGATCCCATCGTAAGCCAGCCAGTGGGCATTCTCGCGCGAGAATTCGGCGCTCTGTCTGCGCCGGCCCAGGCGTTTGTGTCCGTCGCGTTAGACAATAACCCAGGTGCGCGCGCGAACTAA
- a CDS encoding Dps family protein — translation MSNIDIGIGEKDREKIADGLKCLLADSYTLYLQTHNFHWNVTGRLFRELHLMFEEQYTELATAVDDIAERIRTLDVVAPGTYKAFSELSSIKEVEDVPAAEEMVRILTQGHEQVVKTCRDVLKAAQDADDESTAALVSDRMREHEKTAWMLRATSQ, via the coding sequence ATGAGCAATATTGATATTGGGATTGGAGAAAAAGACCGCGAAAAAATTGCCGATGGGCTGAAGTGCCTGCTGGCGGATTCGTACACGCTCTACCTGCAAACACATAACTTTCACTGGAACGTGACCGGTCGTTTGTTTCGTGAATTGCACCTGATGTTCGAAGAGCAGTATACGGAATTGGCGACGGCCGTGGACGACATTGCCGAGCGGATCCGTACCCTCGATGTGGTAGCGCCAGGTACGTACAAAGCATTCTCTGAGCTCAGCTCAATCAAGGAAGTGGAGGATGTACCTGCGGCGGAGGAGATGGTGCGTATTCTGACTCAGGGTCACGAGCAAGTCGTGAAGACTTGCCGAGACGTGTTGAAGGCGGCGCAGGATGCGGATGACGAATCGACCGCGGCTCTGGTTTCTGACCGGATGCGAGAGCACGAAAAAACAGCCTGGATGTTGCGGGCTACGTCCCAGTAA
- the ald gene encoding alanine dehydrogenase, whose amino-acid sequence MLIGVPKEIKNHEYRIGLTPSSVRELIGQGHEVIVQKDGGASIGFTDEMYVNAGAKIIDTPEEIFATADMIVKVKEPQPHECEMLRPGQLLYTYLHLAPDPKQTELLVKSGATCIAYETVTDRFGALPLLAPMSEVAGRMSVQCGAHHLEKAQGGLGVLLGGVPGVAPAKVLIIGGGVVGTNAAKMALGMGADVTILDRSLPRLRQLDDIFGGAVRTEYSTDDAIESHALEADLVVGAVLIPGAAAPKLLTRDIISRMKKGAVVVDVAIDQGGCFETSKATTHQEPTYVVDGVVHYCVANMPGGVARTSTMALNNATLPFAVALANKGAKQALLDDANLLEGLNVHAGMVTYKAVADVLGYEYVDPKLALQKSAIDAGVAA is encoded by the coding sequence ATGTTAATCGGTGTCCCAAAAGAGATTAAAAACCACGAATACCGCATTGGCCTGACGCCTTCGAGTGTTCGCGAACTGATTGGTCAAGGTCACGAAGTGATCGTGCAGAAAGACGGTGGTGCGTCCATCGGCTTTACCGACGAAATGTACGTAAATGCCGGCGCCAAGATCATCGACACTCCGGAAGAGATCTTTGCCACTGCCGACATGATCGTGAAGGTAAAAGAGCCTCAGCCGCACGAGTGCGAAATGCTGCGTCCTGGCCAGCTGCTGTACACCTACCTGCACCTCGCCCCAGACCCCAAGCAAACCGAGCTGCTGGTGAAGTCCGGTGCAACCTGTATTGCTTATGAAACCGTAACCGACCGTTTCGGCGCGTTGCCGCTGTTGGCTCCGATGTCTGAAGTTGCCGGCCGTATGTCCGTGCAGTGTGGTGCACACCATCTGGAAAAAGCTCAGGGTGGCCTGGGTGTGCTGCTGGGCGGCGTACCGGGTGTAGCGCCGGCTAAAGTACTGATTATTGGCGGTGGTGTAGTAGGTACCAACGCAGCCAAGATGGCCCTGGGTATGGGTGCCGACGTAACTATTCTGGATCGCTCCCTGCCGCGTCTGCGTCAGCTGGACGACATTTTCGGTGGTGCGGTACGTACCGAGTACTCTACCGACGACGCAATTGAATCCCACGCGCTGGAAGCGGACCTGGTTGTAGGTGCGGTGCTGATTCCGGGCGCCGCTGCGCCGAAACTGCTGACCCGCGACATCATCAGCCGCATGAAGAAAGGCGCGGTTGTGGTAGACGTGGCGATTGACCAGGGCGGTTGTTTCGAAACCTCCAAGGCAACCACGCACCAAGAGCCGACCTACGTAGTTGATGGCGTTGTGCACTACTGTGTTGCCAACATGCCGGGCGGCGTTGCGCGCACCTCCACCATGGCCCTGAATAATGCGACTCTGCCGTTTGCAGTTGCTCTGGCGAACAAGGGTGCCAAGCAGGCGCTGCTGGACGACGCCAACCTGCTGGAAGGCCTGAACGTGCACGCCGGCATGGTGACTTACAAGGCTGTTGCCGACGTACTGGGCTACGAATACGTAGATCCGAAGCTGGCACTGCAGAAGTCTGCCATTGACGCAGGTGTTGCTGCCTAA